The following proteins are encoded in a genomic region of Oryctolagus cuniculus chromosome 6, mOryCun1.1, whole genome shotgun sequence:
- the YIPF5 gene encoding protein YIPF5 — protein MSGFDNLNTDFYQTSYSIDDQSQPSYDYGGSGGPYSKQYAGYDYSQQGRFVPPDMMQPQQPYTGQIFQPAQTYTPSTPQTFYGNNFEDEPPLLEELGINFDHIWQKTLTVLHPLKVADGSIMNETDLAGPMVFCLAFGATLLLAGKIQFGYVYGISAIGCLGMFCLLNLMSMTGVSFGCVASVLGYCLLPMILLSSFAVVFSLQGMVGVILTAGIIGWCSFSASKIFISALAMEGQQLLVAYPCALLYGVFALISVF, from the exons ATGTCAGGCTTTGATAACTTGAACACGGATTTCTACCAGACAAGTTACAGCATTGATGACCAGTCGCAGCCGTCTTATGATTATGGAGGAAGTGGAGGACCCTACAGCAA ACAGTATGCTGGCTACGACTACTCGCAGCAAGGCCGATTTGTCCCTCCAGACATGATGCAGCCACAACAGCCATACACCGGGCAGATTTTCCAGCCAGCGCAGACGTATACCCCATCTACTCCCCAGACATTCTATGGGAACAACTTCGAGGATGAACCACCTTTATTAGAAG agtTGGGAATCAATTTTGACCACATCTGGCAAAAAACACTTACAGTGTTGCATCCATTAAAAGTAGCAGATGGTAGCATCATGAATGAAACAGACTTGGCAGGACCAATGGTTTTTTGCCTTGCCTTTGGAGCAACATTATTActg GCTGGCAAAATCCAGTTTGGCTATGTGTATGGGATCAGTGCAATTGGATGTCTAGGAATGTTTTGTTTATTGAACTTAATGAGTATGACAGGTGTTTCATTTGGTTGTGTGGCAAGTGTCCTGGGATACTGTCTTCTTCCCATGATCCTGCTTTCCAGCTTTGCAGTTGTATTTTCTTTGCA AGGTATGGTAGGAGTCATTCTCACCGCTGGGATTATTGGATGGTGTAGTTTTTCTgcttccaaaatttttatttctgcgTTAGCCATGGAAGGACAGCAGCTTTTAGTGGCATATCCATGTGCTTTGTTATATGGAGTCTTTGCCCTAATTTCCGTCTTTTGA